A single Micromonospora sp. CCTCC AA 2012012 DNA region contains:
- a CDS encoding 1-acyl-sn-glycerol-3-phosphate acyltransferase encodes MPLPPHWVRRVLLAPGVVLLAVAVVTTLPLWALVALAASPLVPGRLRPLRLLWIGAVYLVWDAAALLVLFALWLASGFGARKRSPAFQRAHYVVAGWFLRVMFWQARWTLRLSIDVVGTDPDTALPGRPELVLCRHAGPGDSFILIHALVNWFHREPRIVLKESLQWDPAIDVLLNRLPNRFIAPGPDSRDTVVSQIGHLATGLDDDDAFVIFPEGGNFTPGRRLRAIARLRTLGLERMALRAERMQHVLAPQPGGLLAALDAAPDAGVIFVAHTGLDRMLTVTDVWRELPMDKRIVMRFWSVPPEEVPTGRQERIDWLFDWWARIDRWIAANRDGVTA; translated from the coding sequence ATGCCGCTGCCCCCGCACTGGGTACGCCGGGTGCTGCTCGCCCCCGGCGTGGTGCTGCTGGCGGTCGCGGTGGTGACCACCCTGCCGCTCTGGGCGCTGGTCGCGCTGGCTGCCTCGCCGCTGGTGCCGGGCCGGCTGCGGCCCCTGCGGCTGCTCTGGATCGGCGCCGTCTATCTGGTCTGGGACGCGGCGGCGCTGCTGGTCCTCTTCGCTCTCTGGCTGGCGTCCGGCTTCGGCGCCCGCAAACGCTCACCGGCCTTCCAGCGGGCCCACTACGTGGTGGCGGGCTGGTTCCTGCGGGTGATGTTCTGGCAGGCGCGCTGGACGCTGCGACTGAGCATCGACGTGGTCGGCACGGACCCGGACACCGCGCTGCCGGGCCGGCCGGAGCTGGTGCTCTGCCGGCACGCCGGGCCGGGTGACTCGTTCATCCTCATCCACGCCCTGGTCAACTGGTTCCACCGGGAGCCCCGGATCGTGCTCAAGGAGAGCCTCCAGTGGGACCCGGCGATCGACGTCCTGCTGAACCGGCTGCCCAACCGCTTCATCGCGCCCGGGCCGGACAGCCGGGACACCGTGGTCAGCCAGATCGGCCACCTGGCCACCGGCCTGGACGACGACGACGCGTTCGTGATCTTCCCGGAGGGGGGCAACTTCACCCCCGGCCGGCGGCTGCGGGCCATCGCCCGGCTGCGGACGCTGGGCCTGGAGCGGATGGCGTTGCGGGCGGAACGGATGCAGCACGTGCTCGCCCCGCAGCCGGGCGGGCTGCTCGCCGCCCTGGACGCCGCCCCCGACGCCGGGGTGATCTTCGTCGCGCACACCGGTCTGGACCGGATGCTCACCGTGACGGACGTCTGGCGGGAACTGCCGATGGACAAGCGGATCGTGATGCGCTTCTGGTCGGTGCCGCCCGAGGAGGTGCCGACCGGCCGGCAGGAACGCATCGACTGGCTCTTCGACTGGTGGGCCCGGATCGACCGGTGGATCGCCGCGAACCGGGACGGCGTCACCGCCTGA
- a CDS encoding S1C family serine protease, producing the protein MTEYETDPQRRPAPTDAEPSQPTAELSRVEDAQSGPTAAAPAGGPVPADSPAAGTAATPGTPPADPYAPQAATPSAPPYQGQQPWYGGQQQTGWTGGAQQAPGYPPHGTGPLPQYQGQQPYPGQSYPGQPYPPHLAGQPWAHGPAPARPGRAAKFVGAGALVLALMFGSGVAGGALALGLDGDSGGVTRTYSAAPVLNSADLPKIAASVQDSIVTIMTDSGEGSGVILSADGYVLTNNHVVASASGDTVKVVFADGKSAQAKIVGTDPKTDLAVVKASGVSGLKAAKFGDSDGMQVGDQVLALGSPLGLQGSVTAGILSARDRTIRAGEGGEQQQNSQQGASSISGLLQTDAPINPGNSGGALVNTRGEVIGINTAIATAGQGSNGNIGVGFAIPSNKAKDVAQKLQRGEKISHPSLGVSVNAAEDGGALVAAVAPGSAAEKAGLQRGDVITKFGDKPVNDSNDLVGAVQAGKVGDRVEVEYKRNGSTQTATVTLAETS; encoded by the coding sequence ATGACCGAGTACGAGACCGACCCCCAGCGTCGGCCGGCTCCCACGGACGCCGAGCCGTCGCAGCCCACCGCCGAGCTGTCCCGCGTCGAGGACGCACAGTCCGGCCCCACCGCCGCTGCTCCGGCCGGCGGCCCGGTTCCGGCCGACTCCCCGGCTGCCGGAACCGCCGCCACCCCGGGCACCCCACCCGCCGACCCGTACGCGCCGCAGGCGGCCACCCCGTCCGCTCCGCCCTACCAGGGGCAGCAGCCCTGGTACGGCGGTCAGCAGCAGACCGGCTGGACGGGCGGGGCGCAGCAGGCCCCCGGGTACCCGCCGCACGGCACCGGGCCGCTGCCGCAGTACCAGGGGCAGCAGCCGTACCCGGGCCAGTCGTACCCCGGACAGCCGTACCCGCCGCACCTCGCCGGCCAGCCGTGGGCGCACGGCCCGGCGCCGGCCCGTCCGGGCCGGGCGGCCAAGTTCGTCGGCGCGGGCGCCCTGGTGCTGGCGCTGATGTTCGGCTCCGGCGTGGCCGGTGGCGCGCTCGCGCTCGGGTTGGACGGCGACTCCGGCGGGGTGACCCGCACCTACTCGGCGGCGCCGGTGCTCAACAGCGCCGACCTGCCCAAGATCGCCGCGTCGGTCCAGGACAGCATCGTCACGATCATGACCGACAGTGGTGAGGGCTCCGGGGTGATCCTCAGCGCCGACGGCTACGTGCTGACCAACAACCACGTGGTCGCCTCCGCGAGCGGGGACACGGTCAAGGTGGTCTTCGCCGACGGCAAGAGCGCGCAGGCCAAGATCGTCGGCACCGACCCGAAGACCGACCTGGCGGTGGTGAAGGCCAGCGGGGTCAGCGGTCTCAAGGCGGCGAAGTTCGGTGACAGCGACGGGATGCAGGTCGGCGACCAGGTGCTCGCCCTGGGCAGCCCGCTCGGCCTCCAGGGCTCGGTCACGGCCGGCATCCTCAGCGCCCGGGACCGGACCATCCGGGCCGGTGAGGGCGGCGAGCAGCAGCAGAACTCGCAGCAGGGCGCCAGCTCGATCTCCGGGCTGCTCCAGACCGACGCGCCGATCAACCCGGGCAACTCCGGTGGCGCCCTGGTCAACACCCGAGGCGAGGTGATCGGCATCAACACCGCGATCGCCACCGCCGGGCAGGGCAGCAACGGCAACATCGGCGTCGGCTTCGCGATCCCGAGCAACAAGGCCAAGGACGTGGCCCAGAAGCTCCAGCGCGGCGAGAAGATCAGCCACCCCTCGCTCGGGGTCAGCGTCAACGCCGCCGAGGACGGCGGGGCGCTGGTCGCGGCGGTCGCCCCGGGCAGTGCCGCCGAGAAGGCCGGCCTCCAGCGGGGTGACGTGATCACCAAGTTCGGTGACAAGCCGGTGAACGACTCCAACGATCTGGTCGGCGCCGTGCAGGCCGGCAAGGTGGGCGACCGGGTCGAGGTGGAATACAAGCGAAACGGTTCGACGCAGACGGCAACCGTGACGCTCGCTGAGACGTCCTAA
- a CDS encoding glycosyltransferase family 4 protein, whose amino-acid sequence MVVPPWLSVPPPGYGGLEQVVAGLVDALVGHGHAVTVFGAGRDHGTAAHFVSTVSDLQYDRLGESLPELAHLARVNQLVTAADFDVIHDHTTIGPLVAGRRAVPTVATVHGNPVGEYGTVLSDTDHGVGLVAISHTQRRANPGLPWAGTVHNAMPTADFPHKRVPSRGPVLWLARFSPDKGPDVAIRACRAAGLPLILAGKCNEPAERRYFQQVVEPLLDEDVTLVLNADREATFRLLLEARCLIMPIQWEEPFGMVMLEAMATGTPVVALRRGAVPELVRPGVSGLLCDSADELPAALRESVGLDPAACVAHIAENFSVERMAFGYEAIYRRVAAGSAGHLREPVRLAAR is encoded by the coding sequence ATGGTGGTGCCGCCGTGGCTCTCGGTGCCGCCGCCCGGCTACGGCGGCCTGGAGCAGGTGGTGGCCGGACTGGTGGACGCCCTGGTCGGGCACGGCCACGCGGTGACCGTCTTCGGTGCCGGCCGGGACCACGGCACGGCCGCCCACTTCGTCTCCACCGTGTCGGACCTCCAGTACGACCGCCTCGGCGAGTCGCTGCCCGAGCTGGCCCACCTGGCCCGGGTCAACCAGCTCGTCACCGCCGCCGACTTCGACGTGATCCACGACCACACCACGATCGGCCCGCTGGTGGCCGGTCGGCGCGCGGTGCCCACGGTGGCCACCGTGCACGGCAACCCGGTCGGCGAGTACGGCACCGTGCTGAGCGACACGGACCACGGGGTGGGTCTGGTGGCCATCTCGCACACCCAGCGCCGGGCGAACCCGGGGCTGCCCTGGGCGGGGACGGTGCACAACGCGATGCCGACGGCGGACTTCCCGCACAAGCGGGTGCCCTCCCGGGGGCCGGTGCTCTGGCTGGCCCGGTTCAGCCCCGACAAGGGGCCGGACGTGGCGATCCGGGCCTGCCGGGCGGCCGGGCTGCCGCTGATCCTGGCCGGCAAGTGCAACGAGCCGGCCGAGCGCCGCTACTTCCAGCAGGTGGTCGAGCCGCTGCTGGACGAGGACGTCACCCTCGTGCTGAACGCCGACCGGGAGGCGACCTTCCGGCTGCTGCTGGAGGCTCGGTGCCTGATCATGCCGATCCAGTGGGAGGAACCGTTCGGCATGGTGATGCTGGAGGCGATGGCGACCGGCACCCCGGTGGTGGCGCTGCGCCGCGGAGCGGTGCCGGAGCTGGTCCGTCCCGGGGTGAGCGGGCTGCTCTGCGACAGCGCCGACGAGCTGCCGGCGGCGTTGCGCGAGTCGGTCGGGCTGGACCCGGCGGCCTGCGTGGCGCACATCGCGGAGAACTTCTCCGTCGAGCGGATGGCCTTCGGCTACGAGGCGATCTACCGACGGGTCGCCGCCGGCTCCGCCGGGCACCTGCGGGAGCCGGTCCGGCTGGCGGCCCGCTGA
- a CDS encoding serine/threonine-protein kinase has translation MKASLHAGRLLARRYRLIDQIGAGGMSVIWRARDEVLDRIVALKVLAPSLAADARFRDMVREEARSAAQLVHPHVTSVHDYGETLAPDGTITSFVVMELLSGEELEDRLTEGPLPWPAAVEIGAQVAEALAAAHRLGIVHRDITPANVMMTPVGAKVLDFGIATRVGAPDEDEDGGTFGTPAYVAPERLDGAPAQPATDIYSLGVLLHETLTGQVPYPADTWEQLGAALESGDPPSLDGVPGLPSPVAEICLRCLSRDPRRRPTAHQVALVLRDQLLPADPQAATMLSPTVTLPALTAPAPTATTATTLPSPASTGPAGGVAAAGAGRRRATAGRRWPVPAVLAAVVVAVAAALLAPALLRDEPRPPQVLPTYDPIVPPTTASPTAVETGTASSSAPPTRVRPPVVTSSPPAPPGGTVVEAADRVDGLIEEGLSAGQIRSDVGIDLRNLLRIAANATNQADLTVAVARLRDKIVERRREGSVSPAYAGRLDAAAAELGAART, from the coding sequence GTGAAGGCGTCACTGCACGCCGGCAGGTTACTGGCCCGCAGGTACCGGCTCATCGACCAGATCGGGGCCGGCGGCATGTCGGTGATCTGGCGGGCCCGCGACGAGGTGCTGGACCGGATCGTCGCGCTGAAGGTGCTCGCCCCGTCGCTCGCCGCCGACGCCCGCTTCCGGGACATGGTCCGCGAGGAGGCCCGCTCCGCCGCCCAGCTGGTGCACCCGCACGTCACCTCCGTGCACGACTACGGCGAGACCCTCGCCCCGGACGGCACCATCACCTCGTTCGTGGTGATGGAGCTGCTCAGCGGGGAGGAGCTGGAGGACCGGCTCACCGAGGGGCCGCTGCCCTGGCCGGCGGCGGTCGAGATCGGCGCCCAGGTGGCCGAGGCGCTCGCCGCCGCGCACCGGCTCGGCATCGTGCACCGCGACATCACCCCGGCCAACGTGATGATGACCCCGGTCGGCGCCAAGGTGCTGGACTTCGGCATCGCCACCCGGGTCGGCGCCCCCGACGAGGACGAGGACGGCGGCACCTTCGGCACCCCGGCGTACGTGGCGCCGGAACGGCTGGACGGGGCGCCGGCCCAGCCCGCCACCGACATCTACTCGCTGGGAGTGCTGCTGCACGAGACGCTGACCGGGCAGGTGCCCTATCCGGCGGACACCTGGGAGCAGCTCGGCGCCGCGCTGGAGTCGGGCGACCCGCCGTCGCTGGACGGCGTACCGGGGCTGCCGTCGCCGGTGGCCGAGATCTGCCTGCGCTGCCTGTCCCGCGACCCGCGGCGGCGGCCGACCGCCCACCAGGTCGCCCTGGTGCTGCGCGACCAGCTCCTGCCCGCCGACCCGCAGGCCGCCACGATGCTCTCGCCGACGGTGACCCTGCCGGCGCTCACCGCGCCCGCACCGACCGCCACCACGGCGACGACGCTGCCCTCGCCCGCGTCGACCGGGCCGGCGGGCGGCGTGGCGGCGGCCGGCGCGGGCCGACGACGGGCCACCGCCGGCCGCCGCTGGCCCGTGCCGGCGGTGCTGGCCGCCGTCGTGGTGGCCGTCGCGGCGGCGCTGCTGGCGCCGGCGCTGCTGCGCGACGAACCCCGACCGCCGCAGGTGCTTCCCACCTACGACCCGATCGTGCCTCCCACGACGGCGTCCCCGACCGCCGTCGAGACCGGGACGGCGTCCTCGTCCGCACCCCCCACCCGGGTCCGGCCACCCGTGGTGACCAGCAGCCCGCCCGCCCCGCCCGGCGGCACGGTGGTGGAGGCGGCGGACCGGGTCGACGGGCTGATCGAGGAGGGCCTGAGCGCCGGTCAGATCCGCAGCGACGTCGGCATCGACCTGCGCAACCTGCTCCGCATCGCCGCCAACGCGACGAACCAGGCCGACCTGACGGTCGCGGTGGCCCGGCTCCGCGACAAGATCGTCGAACGGCGGCGGGAGGGCAGCGTCAGTCCGGCGTACGCCGGCCGACTCGACGCCGCCGCGGCGGAGCTGGGCGCCGCCCGGACCTGA
- a CDS encoding BON domain-containing protein, translated as MTTAAAVRTDPQIQRDVLDELDWDAQTRPAEIGVTVADGVVALTGWVDSYARRWAAERCAHRVRGVRAVASQLEVRLPGTDERTDADIAIAASRALEWDSFVPAERLDVTVADGWLMLRGEVEYGFQRRTAERELRRLRGVRGITNLVEVRASAPPSDEQTRRDLARVLIRRTGTERIDIRVTGDTVVLTGVVRSWWQRDEAERAAWSTPGVREVHDRIVVAG; from the coding sequence ATGACCACCGCAGCCGCCGTCCGTACCGATCCGCAGATCCAGCGGGACGTGCTGGACGAACTCGACTGGGACGCGCAGACCCGGCCGGCCGAGATCGGGGTGACCGTCGCCGACGGGGTGGTCGCGCTGACCGGCTGGGTGGACAGCTACGCCCGACGCTGGGCGGCCGAGCGCTGCGCGCACCGGGTGCGCGGCGTCCGCGCGGTGGCCAGCCAGCTCGAGGTACGCCTCCCCGGCACCGACGAGCGCACCGACGCGGACATCGCCATCGCGGCGAGCCGGGCGCTGGAGTGGGACAGCTTCGTCCCCGCCGAGCGGCTGGACGTCACCGTTGCCGACGGCTGGCTGATGCTCCGCGGCGAGGTCGAGTACGGCTTCCAGCGGCGTACCGCCGAGCGGGAGCTGCGCCGGCTGCGGGGCGTACGCGGGATCACCAACCTGGTGGAGGTGCGCGCGTCGGCCCCGCCGAGCGACGAGCAGACCCGCCGGGACCTGGCGCGGGTGCTGATCCGGCGGACCGGCACCGAACGGATCGACATCCGGGTCACCGGCGACACGGTGGTGCTGACCGGGGTGGTGCGTTCCTGGTGGCAGCGGGACGAGGCGGAACGCGCGGCCTGGTCCACCCCGGGCGTCCGTGAGGTGCACGACCGGATCGTCGTGGCCGGCTGA
- a CDS encoding patatin-like phospholipase family protein — protein sequence MDGGPVAFVLGGGGVLGAVEVGMLRALFRAQIKPDLVLGTSIGAVNGALVAADPSEAVTDRLVRLWASPEASEVYGDSVARQLRRFAARTHLHSPRPLRRLLEGELGEETTFADLKVPFRCCAANIERAAEHWFQDGPLVPAVLASASVPGLLPPAQIDGQHYIDGGIVNSIPIGEAVAAGAKQIFVLQVGRIERELTPPRRPWEIAQVAFEIARRHRFAREMAALPDGVEVHVLPTGGGEPRDDSPWAYRDMAAVGRRISRAYTASRRYLDARSER from the coding sequence ATGGATGGCGGTCCGGTGGCGTTCGTGCTCGGCGGCGGGGGAGTGCTCGGCGCGGTGGAGGTGGGCATGCTCCGTGCCCTGTTCCGCGCCCAGATCAAGCCGGACCTGGTGCTGGGCACCTCGATCGGGGCGGTGAACGGCGCCCTGGTCGCCGCCGACCCGTCCGAGGCGGTCACCGACCGGCTGGTCCGGCTCTGGGCGTCCCCCGAGGCCAGCGAGGTGTACGGCGACTCCGTCGCGCGGCAGCTGCGCCGGTTCGCGGCGCGTACCCACCTGCACTCGCCCCGGCCGCTGCGCCGGCTGCTGGAGGGCGAGCTGGGCGAGGAGACCACCTTCGCCGACCTGAAGGTGCCGTTCCGCTGCTGCGCGGCGAACATCGAGCGGGCGGCCGAGCACTGGTTCCAGGACGGGCCGCTGGTGCCGGCGGTGCTCGCCTCCGCCTCGGTGCCGGGCCTGCTGCCGCCGGCCCAGATCGACGGCCAGCACTACATCGACGGCGGCATCGTCAACTCCATCCCGATCGGGGAGGCGGTCGCGGCCGGCGCGAAGCAGATCTTCGTCCTCCAGGTGGGTCGGATCGAGCGGGAGCTGACGCCGCCCCGCCGCCCCTGGGAGATCGCCCAGGTGGCCTTCGAGATCGCCCGCCGGCACCGGTTCGCCCGGGAGATGGCGGCGCTGCCCGACGGGGTGGAGGTGCACGTGCTGCCGACCGGCGGCGGCGAGCCGCGCGACGACAGCCCGTGGGCGTACCGGGACATGGCGGCGGTGGGGCGGCGGATCAGCCGCGCGTACACCGCTTCCCGGCGCTATCTGGACGCGCGGTCGGAACGCTGA